A region of Drosophila mauritiana strain mau12 chromosome 3L, ASM438214v1, whole genome shotgun sequence DNA encodes the following proteins:
- the LOC117141876 gene encoding probable helicase with zinc finger domain isoform X1, with product MAAEKEMQAHDMVRRRSWARAVALYDQLIAPNPGQGSGGQSAGSRAQKDQQIACLLGRCECLLELGKFEGCLADAYKVLTLLSEQTECLASVSRARRWLVHALFKMHKYGDAEIFLSKWINELSGQQIYSDISKTLERYKSIIQMIMNGQHKAQALKIPHARLEDEMAILDTKLDHWATNNLPLDKYSKLLSNKGLKKREQQQQQQQQQQQQQQQNGNGIGSYASSSSSSSTGSSSTMSSSSTSLHKTNDLLAAMKLTAGKQQPGSGDGSGSDQGDQAAPSTTCSYCTITFQTRNELRQHCQTEAHQKVIMSDEGRDWKWRPPPRGYTLDTYSLCETFSEAHICHYGAQCVEAHGQDELNEWKERFEYRRMRMQKACEKELYGKSYTEQVLDRWIQATAPERVMCERVPDMEARCEQQLVTSISSKTSKREWLFQLETKKPLKAVALLQDAHRNHFALKSIKMCKPTESSMELKSDQEWLAGSSSQTEASEDSATLIHEITVEFHTEIYGTFRQAICFDVGQEPLLVRHLCVDVLPVNDAEKIEEIKRDIINSSATRWDVANTQLTRFETTIGTHLKTEAYLSDLEHERELLERYPCPRAATFTLTQSTIVEKRLTQNNYRSRIHELLSVEEIARYEQIARYNVRTRLTVASNYILTPAGMATSTAKYSLAGELFALMRLGKDISEDTSPGRLILSNCSSVYISKPEDPDSKADPTKRAVYEALIEDKGKNVIYLKLSAKCVEAMALQADTELEVDIQFQLNRMPYCEWHNAVDKITDFRLIFPATELEPSIPWTPKKQWADSCEPKLNAKQREAVNAITTALSIKLPPILLIGPFGTGKTYTLAQAIKQLLTQPEAKILICTHSNSAADLYIKEYLHPWIEEGLKEATPLRVYYHKRWSATVNGVVQKYCITDGVGNFLRPTVEDIMRHRIVVVTLSISMELATLGLPKGLFTHIFLDEAAQAMECEAIMPLALANDSTRIVLAGDHMQMSPELFSAFAKERKLHISLLERLYDHYPSNFPCKILLCENYRAHEAIIRFTSELFYEQKLVASGKQPRHDRFYPLTFFTTRGEDVQDKNSTAFYNNAEVYEVVERVSELRKRWPSAWGKLNDTSIGIMTPYSDQVFRIRSELRKRRMGGISVERVLNVQGKQFRAVFLSTVRTRRTCMPQGSAPGSASTTSIGDADADYGFLSNSKLLNTAITRAQSLVAVVGDPVALCSIGRCRKVWERFIEICDEHKSLFGLTWSNLRSQLDGVELKRGYVLNPLAPEFVPRALQPEAYLREQAALYLNGPQHGHGGHGPPGPPAHFANAAGMLGPGPAAAAHQMNQMAAAMAANQQQLTAHMYSTHMAMMAAAAAVGGKSGNGPGPGTGGGPGPGPGPPPHYGGGGGGGHMGMRGPPPPAPHLRGMPPGGPPPTQQPGGAGGGGGPPPPYGQYPAMQHWRPPQQGQNQGPGQQPPQNPNASLWGPPPQTNPWSVLPPSKQPQQPQPPPVSAPGRGPGPLPPPLNANPSLPLRGGSVPPPPPNASAAAQLLRNPSELGFLAKKSLYNHGQALPHHQHYGPGPGPPPPPSQQQPQAPPMGMQRGSSVPNGPMSPMENGPPPPPYLRHNGSGYNPGAPPPPPQQQPQPPPNPFMYAGKQPSPSSMRFGPMTHELLPPNVSIYDMAFNPKEEQYKWYLKLLETVGQDGANKFAEMLRQVMATMQQQQQQHKPPQPPMVNNPMLNNPHVQRPQYPMMYPQGQQQQQQQPPQQSVDASPPLENFNQQIDLVFNSIMNGANDVAQPILRDVLGMVAGTGNAPGPPLSNGLNGVDLQQQQQQQQQQQQQSRLFAMMQQQQQQQQQQQAKPPPGPGPLYPNHLGGPGLHQAPPNGGGNLSGVGNTNFMGNAGNALLNDKPYNNVGMHNNVGLNSAGVGGAGMGIGGAGVAGHNSNNNNGMLTNGNNSVPLYRRQALTGNGIGGGNGGYNNMHGMDAGANLIEALFQANNSVVDHSVKSSDHMHGLLYNNFNGMKGGGHELDLFQAMAPSVPHSEAANHHQQSSGSSATTYAAVLSQGPQAVVGGGVGAGPSPGQSQAQAGVAGSGTGGKVAPAVGGNDLLEKDPFAAIRELGQATTGFYNYFQ from the exons ATGGCCGCCGAGAAGGAGATGCAGGCCCACGACATGGTCCGGCGGCGGAGCTGGGCCCGTGCTGTGGCGCTCTACGACCAGCTGATTGCGCCCAATCCCGGCCAGGGAAGCGGTGGCCAGAGTGCGGGATCGAGGGCCCAGAAGGATCAGCAGATCGCCTGCCTACTGGGCCGATGCGAGTGCCTCCTAGAGCTGGGAAAGTTCGAGGGCTGCCTGGCGGACGCCTACAAGGTGCTCACGCTGCTCTCCGAGCAAACAGAGTGCCTGGCCAGCGTGTCCAGGGCACGCCGATGGCTTGTCCACGCCCTTTTCAAGATGCACAAGTACGGG GATGCCGAGATCTTCCTGAGCAAGTGGATCAACGAGCTGAGCGGCCAGCAGATATACTCGGACATATCGAAAACCCTCGAGCGCTACAAGTCCATCATTCAAATGATCATGAACGGGCAGCACAAGGCGCAGGCCCTGAAGATCCCACACGCCCGCCTCGAGGACGAGATGGCTATATTGGACACCAAACTGGATCACTGGGCCACCAACAACCTGCCGCTGGACAAGTACAGCAAGCTGCTCAGCAACAAGGGCTTGAAGAAgcgggagcagcagcagcaacagcagcagcaacaacagcagcaacagcagcagaatgGCAATGGAATCGGCAGTTAtgcgagcagcagcagtagctcCTCCactggcagcagcagcaccatgTCCAGCTCCAGCACAAGTCTTCACAAGACCAACGATCTGCTGGCGGCCATGAAGCTGACGGCAGGAAAACAACAGCCGGGCTCCGGCGACGGATCTGGCTCGGATCAGGGCGATCAGGCGGCTCCATCGACCACCTGCAGCTACTGCACCATCACCTTTCAGACGAGGAACGAGCTGCGACAGCACTGCCAGACCGAGGCGCATCAGAAGGTGATCATGAGCGATGAGG GTCGCGACTGGAAGTGGCGTCCGCCGCCCCGTGGCTATACACTGGACACCTATTCCCTGTGCGAGACATTCAGCGAGGCGCACATCTGTCATTATGGAGCCCAGTGCGTGGAGGCCCATGGACAGGATGAGTTGAACGAGTGGAAGGAGCGCTTCGAGTACCGGCGAATGCGGATGCAGAAGGCCTGCGAGAAGGAGCTCTACGGCAAGTCGTACACGGAGCAAGTGCTGGATCGTTGGATCCAGGCGACGGCACCGGAGCGGGTGATGTGCGAGCGAGTGCCGGACATGGAGGCACGGTGTGAGCAGCAGCTGGTGACCAGCATTAGCTCAAAGACCTCCAAGCGGGAGTGGCTCTTCCAGTTAGAGACAAAGAAGCCGCTAAAAGCGGTAGCCCTCTTGCAGGATGCCCATCGAAATCACTTTGCCCTGAAGTCCATCAAAATGTGCAAGCCAACGGAGTCCAGCATGGAACTCAAATCAGACCAAGAGTGGCTGGCAGGCAGTTCATCGCAAACGGAGGCTTCCGAGGACTCTGCTACTTTGATTCACGAAATCACAGTTGAGTTTCACACGGAGATCTACGGCACCTTTCGACAAGCCATCTGCTTCGATGTGGGTCAGGAGCCTTTGCTTGTGAGGCATCTGTGCGTGGATGTGTTGCCGGTGAATGATGCGGAGAAAATCGAGGAGATCAAGCGGGACATCATAAACAGTTCTGCCACCCGATGGGATGTCGCCAATACGCAGCTCACACGTTTCGAAACGACGATTGGCACTCATCTGAAAACGGAGGCGTATCTCAGCGATTTGGAGCACGAAAGGGAGCTATTGGAGAGGTATCCCTGTCCCAGGGCAGCCACTTTCACTCTGACACAATCGACCATTGTGGAGAAGCGTTTGACGCAGAATAACTACCGCTCCCGCATCCACGAGTTGTTGTCAGTGGAGGAGATTGCCCGCTATGAGCAGATAGCGAGGTATAATGTAAGGACTCGCCTCACAGTGGCCTCGAATTACATTCTCACCCCCGCGGGAATGGCCACCAGCACGGCCAAGTATTCCCTGGCAGGTGAACTGTTTGCTCTCATGCGTTTGGGCAAGGACATCTCGGAGGATACGTCTCCTGGCAGATTAATTCTCTCAAACTGCAGCAGTGTGTATATCTCAAAACCTGAGGATCCCGATTCGAAAGCAGACCCAACTAAACGTGCAGTTTACGAGGCGTTGATCGAGGACAAGGGCAAGAATGTGATTTACTTGAAACTATCCGCAAAATGTGTGGAGGCAATGGCTCTGCAGGCGGATACCGAACTGGAGGTGGACATACAATTCCAGCTGAATCGAATGCCATACTGCGAGTGGCACAATGCGGTGGATAAGATCACAGATTTCCGGTTGATATTTCCGGCTACGGAACTGGAACCGAGCATACCGTGGACACCGAAGAAGCAGTGGGCCGATTCCTGTGAACCGAAGTTGAATGCCAAACAAAGGGAGGCCGTGAATGCCATCACCACGGCTCTGAGCATTAAGTTGCCGCCAATCCTGTTGATAGGACCCTTTGGCACTGGAAAAACCTACACGCTGGCCCAAGCTATCAAACAACTGCTGACGCAGCCGGAGGCCAAAATCCTGATCTGCACACACTCGAATTCAGCCGCTGACTTGTACATCAAGGAATACCTGCATCCGTGGATCGAGGAGGGTTTGAAGGAAGCCACACCGCTGCGAGTTTACTACCATAAGAGATGGTCGGCCACGGTAAACGGTGTGGTGCAAAAATACTGCATCACCGATGGAGTTGGCAACTTCCTAAGGCCCACTGTGGAGGATATAATGCGTCATAGGATTGTAGTTGTTACGCTGAGTATCAGCATGGAGTTGGCCACTTTGGGTCTGCCCAAGGGACTGTTCACTCACATCTTTCTGGACGAAGCTGCTCAGGCAATGGAATGCGAGGCCATTATGCCACTGGCTTTGGCCAATGATTCTACAAGGATCGTTTTGGCTGGAGATCACATGCAAATGAGTCCGGAACTGTTCTCAGCCTTTGCCAAGGAACGCAAGCTGCACATTTCGCTGTTGGAGCGGCTGTACGATCACTATCCCTCCAACTTCCCCTGCAAGATCCTGCTGTGCGAGAACTACCGTGCCCACGAGGCCATCATCCGTTTCACTTCGGAGCTTTTCTACGAACAAAAGCTGGTGGCCTCCGGAAAACAGCCACGGCACGATCGCTTTTATCCCTTGACCTTCTTCACTACTCGGGGAGAGGATGTTCAGGATAAAAACTCAACTGCTTTCTATAATAATGCTGAAGTTTATGAGGTGGTGGAAAGGGTTTCCGAGCTGCGGAAACGTTGGCCCAGTGCTTGGGGTAAACTGAACGATACCAGCATTGGCATCATGACTCCCTACTCGGATCAGGTGTTTCGCATTCGTTCCGAGCTGAGAAAACGGCGCATGGGTGGAATATCCGTGGAACGAGTGCTCAATGTCCAGGGTAAACAGTTTCGGGCGGTATTCCTCTCCACAGTTCGAACCCGACGCACCTGCATGCCCCAAGGAAGTGCCCCTGGTTCCGCTTCCACAACCAGCATTGGCGATGCCGACGCAGACTATGGATTCTTGAGCAATTCCAAGCTGCTGAACACGGCTATTACTCGTGCCCAGTCTTTGGTTGCAGTGGTTGGTGATCCGGTGGCACTTTGCTCCATTGGTCGCTGCCGCAAAGTGTGGGAGCGCTTCATTGAAATCTGCGACGAACATAAAAGTCTTTTTGGTTTAACTTGGTCGAACCTGCGCTCCCAACTGGATGGCGTGGAGCTGAAGCGTGGCTATGTGCTAAATCCTCTGGCTCCCGAGTTCGTCCCGCGTGCCCTCCAACCGGAGGCGTACCTGCGGGAGCAGGCTGCTCTCTATCTAAATGGACCGCAACACGGACACGGTGGCCATGGACCGCCGGGTCCTCCGGCTCATTTTGCCAACGCAGCTGGAATGCTGGGTCCCGGACCCGCGGCCGCTGCTCACCAGATGAATCAAATGGCTGCTGCCATGGCTGCCAATCAGCAACAGCTCACAGCCCACATGTACTCCACCCACATGGCCATGATGGCCGCTGCAGCTGCCGTCGGAGGAAAGTCTGGAAATGGCCCTGGACCAGGAACCGGCGGAGGTCCCGGTCCTGGTCCAGGCCCACCTCCACACTACGGGGGCGGGGGTGGTGGCGGACACATGGGAATGAGAGGACCACCGCCACCGGCGCCGCATTTGCGTGGAATGCCACCCGGTGGACCGCCACCCACACAGCAGCCAGGCGGAGCTGGTGGCGGCGGGGGTCCACCGCCACCATACGGACAATATCCAGCCATGCAGCACTGGCGACCTCCGCAGCAGGGACAGAATCAAGGCCCAGGACAGCAGCCACCACAAAATCCGAATGCCAGTCTCTGGGGTCCGCCGCCGCAAACGAATCCGTGGAGTGTGTTGCCGCCCAGTAAGCAGCCACAGCAACCTCAGCCACCGCCAGTTAGCGCGCCCGGACGTGGACCGGGTCCTTTGCCACCGCCACTCAATGCAAACCCGTCTCTTCCACTGAGAGGTGGTAGtgtgccgccaccgccgccgaaTGCCTCGGCGGCTGCTCAGCTGCTAAGGAATCCCAGCGAACTGGGCTTCTTGGCCAAGAAGTCGCTGTACAACCATGGCCAGGCACTGCCGCACCATCAGCATTATGGACCCGGACCAGGACCACCGCCGCCTCCATCGCAGCAACAGCCGCAGGCACCTCCAATGGGTATGCAGAGGGGCAGCAGTGTGCCAAACGGACCCATGTCGCCCATGGAGAACGGACCGCCGCCACCTCCCTATCTGAGGCACAATGGTAGTGGCTACAATCCGGGAgcaccgccaccgccgccacagcagcaaccacagccaccacccAATCCGTTTATGTACGCCGGCAAGCAACCGTCTCCGAGCTCTATGAGATTTGGACCAATGACGCACGAGCTACTCCCACCCAATGTAAGCATCTATGACATGGCTTTTAATCCGAAAGAGGAGCAATACAAGTGGTACCTAAAACTTCTTGAAACCGTGGGTCAGGATGGTGCCAACAAGTTTGCGGAAATGCTGCGCCAGGTGATGGCCAcaatgcaacagcagcagcagcaacacaagCCACCGCAGCCACCAATGGTTAACAATCCGATGCTCAACAATCCGCATGTGCAGCGACCGCAGTATCCCATGATGTATCCACAGggtcaacagcagcagcagcagcagcctccACAGCAATCTGTAGATGCTTCACCGCCGCTGGAGAACTTCAACCAGCAGATCGATCTGGTCTTCAATTCGATTATGAATGGAGCCAATGATGTAGCGCAGCCGATACTGCGCGATGTCCTGGGCATGGTAGCTGGCACGGGCAATGCTCCTGGTCCTCCGCTTAGCAACGGTTTGAACGGAGTCGatctccagcagcagcagcagcagcaacaacagcagcagcagcaaagccGCCTATTCGCAAtgatgcagcagcaacaacaacagcagcagcaacaacaggccAAACCACCGCCAGGACCTGGACCACTCTATCCCAATCATCTGGGCGGACCTGGTCTTCACCAGGCGCCGCCCAATGGCGGTGGTAATCTGAGCGGCGTCGGAAACACCAACTTTATGGGCAATG CCGGAAATGCTCTGCTCAATGACAAGCCATACAACAACGTGGGCATGCACAACAACGTGGGCTTGAACAGCGCCGGAGTTGGTGGTGCCGGGATGGGAATCGGTGGCGCAGGAGTTGCCGGTCACAACAGTAATAACAACAATGGAATGCTGACCAATGGCAACAACTCGGTGCCCTTGTATCGTCGCCAGGCGCTCACCGGAAACGGGATTGGAGGCGGAAATGGCGGCTACAACAACATGCATGGAATGGACGCTGGCGCCAACTTGATAGAGGCACTCTTCCAGGCCAACAACTCGGTGGTGGATCACTCGGTGAAGTCATCGGACCATATGCACGGCCTGCTGTACAACAATTTCAATGGTATGAAGGGCGGCGGCCACGAACTGGACCTGTTCCAGGCGATGGCGCCCAGTGTGCCGCACTCGGAGGCGGCTAATCATCACCAGCAGTCCTCTGGCTCATCGGCAACCACTTATGCGGCTGTGCTGAGCCAGGGACCACAGGCGGTGGTTGGCGGAGGCGTTGGAGCAGGACCATCGCCGGGACAGTCGCAGGCGCAGGCGGGCGTGGCTGGTTCGGGAACGGGCGGAAAAGTCGCGCCGGCGGTTGGTGGCAACGATCTTCTGGAGAAGGATCCGTTTGCGGCCATCCGGGAGTTGGGACAGGCCACGACCGGATTCTACAACTACTTTCAGTGA